Proteins from one Streptosporangium becharense genomic window:
- a CDS encoding ATP-binding cassette domain-containing protein: MPRRPVTRPRSGQAAGRRAGIFRAGAAGPSRARDRFPAGDGPRLLLGLLRPRRRALAVAAVWSLIEGLPSLLSGWLIAMALDHGFLTGRPGAGLAWLGVLGLGMVVRAVATRAMFPHLAAVVEPLRDDLVTAVVTTVVTRAADGAEPPDTAAVTRLTAQVEAVRNLVSALLRSTRALGVSLLAALTGLLVLSPVAAVLAVVPLAVAVLVFVRLLRVLVVRQRALILAEETLTVRTGPILAGLRDIAACGADRQAHATVRAAVAAQAAAMRSLAWAGAGRRLVVLLGAQLPLVGLLVAAPFLVREGHLSAGEVVGVATYLVTGLDPALRALVGVAGTWGVTLAVTLSRLAETITPSPALSSGSSTVAAPTSGPPPGSSAVAAPSLPTGAAIPPCPASHPVTAPAGHRLRTRGLSFAYAPQATPVVRDLDLTVAEGEHLAVVGPSGIGKSTLSLLLTGLRRPTGGRIWLGDLPLHAVSSRHLRRVTALVPQEAYVFAGTVRENLAYLCPDADADADADADADVDADGAEAGARLLEAAHAVGAGPLVERLGGLQATIENPGALSAGERQLIALARVHASPARVVVLDEATCHLDPAAEHLAETAFAAREGTLIVIAHRISSALRAQRVLLMDGTRTLTGTHQELLARSPLYADLVGHWHDDGAEREESRSPVT, from the coding sequence ATGCCCCGCCGGCCCGTGACCCGCCCGCGGTCCGGGCAGGCGGCCGGGCGGAGGGCCGGAATCTTCCGCGCCGGCGCGGCGGGGCCGTCGCGCGCACGCGACCGATTCCCGGCCGGTGACGGGCCGCGCCTGCTGCTGGGCCTGCTGCGTCCCCGTCGCCGGGCCCTGGCCGTGGCCGCCGTGTGGTCCCTGATCGAAGGACTGCCGAGCCTGCTGTCCGGGTGGCTCATCGCCATGGCCCTGGACCACGGCTTCCTCACCGGACGGCCCGGCGCCGGCCTGGCCTGGCTCGGCGTGCTGGGTCTCGGCATGGTCGTCCGGGCTGTGGCGACGCGGGCGATGTTCCCCCACCTGGCCGCGGTGGTCGAGCCGCTCCGTGACGATCTGGTGACGGCCGTCGTCACCACCGTCGTCACCCGTGCCGCCGACGGTGCCGAACCGCCCGACACCGCCGCCGTCACCCGCCTCACCGCTCAGGTGGAGGCCGTGCGCAACCTGGTGTCGGCACTGCTGCGCAGCACCCGTGCCCTGGGCGTCTCCCTGCTCGCCGCGCTCACCGGACTGCTGGTGCTGTCGCCGGTGGCGGCGGTCCTGGCCGTGGTGCCCCTGGCGGTGGCGGTGCTGGTGTTCGTCCGGCTACTGCGCGTGCTCGTGGTGCGCCAACGCGCGCTCATCCTCGCGGAGGAGACGCTGACCGTCCGGACCGGCCCGATCCTGGCGGGACTGCGCGACATCGCCGCCTGCGGGGCGGACCGGCAGGCTCACGCGACGGTGCGGGCCGCGGTGGCGGCGCAGGCGGCGGCCATGCGGTCGCTGGCCTGGGCAGGGGCCGGGCGGCGGCTGGTCGTCCTGCTCGGCGCGCAGCTCCCTCTGGTCGGCCTGCTGGTCGCAGCCCCGTTCCTGGTGCGTGAAGGGCATCTGAGTGCCGGGGAGGTCGTCGGGGTGGCGACCTACCTGGTCACCGGTCTCGATCCGGCCCTGCGCGCGCTCGTCGGGGTCGCCGGGACCTGGGGCGTCACCCTCGCCGTGACCCTGAGCAGGCTCGCGGAGACGATCACCCCGTCACCCGCGCTCTCGTCCGGATCGTCCACGGTGGCCGCCCCGACATCCGGGCCCCCACCTGGATCGTCCGCCGTGGCCGCTCCGTCGCTTCCGACCGGCGCCGCGATCCCGCCCTGCCCGGCGTCCCACCCGGTCACGGCCCCGGCCGGTCACCGGTTGCGCACCCGGGGCCTGAGCTTCGCCTACGCGCCGCAGGCCACCCCGGTCGTACGCGATCTGGATCTCACCGTCGCCGAAGGCGAGCATCTGGCCGTGGTCGGCCCCAGCGGCATCGGCAAATCCACCCTGTCCTTGCTGCTGACCGGGCTCCGGCGTCCCACCGGCGGCCGGATATGGCTGGGTGATCTTCCGCTCCACGCGGTGTCTAGCCGTCATCTGCGGCGGGTGACGGCGCTGGTGCCGCAGGAGGCGTACGTGTTCGCCGGTACGGTGAGGGAGAACCTCGCCTACCTCTGTCCCGACGCCGACGCCGACGCCGACGCCGACGCCGACGCTGACGTCGATGCCGACGGCGCCGAGGCCGGGGCCCGGTTGCTCGAAGCCGCGCACGCGGTGGGCGCCGGCCCGCTCGTCGAGCGGCTCGGCGGGCTCCAGGCCACGATCGAGAATCCCGGAGCCCTCTCCGCGGGGGAGCGGCAGCTCATCGCGCTGGCCCGGGTCCACGCCTCGCCCGCGCGCGTCGTGGTCCTGGACGAGGCCACCTGCCATCTCGACCCGGCCGCCGAACATCTGGCGGAGACGGCGTTCGCCGCCCGCGAGGGCACCCTCATCGTGATCGCCCACCGCATCAGCTCCGCGCTCAGGGCTCAGCGCGTCCTGCTGATGGACGGCACGCGCACGCTCACCGGAACGCATCAGGAGTTGCTGGCCCGCTCGCCCCTGTACGCCGACCTGGTCGGTCACTGGCACGACGACGGCGCGGAGCGGGAAGAGAGCCGGTCACCGGTCACGTGA
- a CDS encoding ALQxL family class IV lanthipeptide: MEIDIAALDMLPASEESQLQPCFGTCFDWTRCVTTYVW, translated from the coding sequence GTGGAAATCGACATCGCCGCCCTCGACATGCTTCCGGCCTCCGAGGAGAGCCAGTTGCAGCCCTGCTTCGGGACGTGTTTCGACTGGACGCGCTGCGTCACGACCTACGTCTGGTAG